One Egicoccus halophilus genomic region harbors:
- a CDS encoding GAF and ANTAR domain-containing protein has protein sequence MTALGRPDGDAPAGRADASGPDRAAGAAGGEVPDVGRGADVAGREALEAAVTRLREDNEGLRRSLRHRGVIEQAKGVLMARTGGDPDAAFRKLLEHSQRTNQKLARVAAAVVTATITAREPVAPADDRDLDALFAVATAADGLRQADRRLGAAALDAARDLDELVGILATETAADLAPDAALLCAVEPDGAVRIVGNVGYDRQLMSSWLRMPPEVDVPLMTAVRAGRPVLLEDLDTCVRRFPLTGRILADFEAQACVPLRVRDQAVGVYALSWRQRRTFAAADEARLSELGEQLVGPLLRLLRTTEVGLPPPDAGVGARDWFRVALDAVLVPAFVLQPLRDDDGRVSDFRIDFVNRAALEAVGRDEPGELVRSTVLELYPRTASRRLFPTFLEVLATGEPAVVDEYLGEEELDGRRVHHRYTMAAARIGDALLVTWRRLDT, from the coding sequence GTGACCGCGCTCGGACGGCCGGACGGCGACGCGCCCGCCGGCCGCGCGGACGCATCCGGGCCGGACCGCGCCGCAGGCGCGGCCGGTGGCGAGGTCCCCGACGTCGGTCGCGGCGCGGACGTCGCGGGTCGCGAGGCGCTGGAGGCGGCCGTCACCCGGCTGCGCGAGGACAACGAGGGACTGCGCCGCTCGCTGCGTCACCGGGGCGTGATCGAGCAGGCCAAGGGCGTGCTGATGGCCCGCACCGGCGGCGACCCCGACGCGGCGTTCCGCAAGCTGCTCGAGCACTCGCAGCGCACCAACCAGAAGCTGGCGCGCGTGGCGGCTGCGGTGGTCACGGCGACCATCACGGCCCGCGAACCGGTCGCCCCGGCCGACGACCGCGACCTCGACGCGCTGTTCGCCGTCGCCACGGCAGCCGACGGGCTGCGCCAGGCGGACCGGCGGCTGGGCGCCGCCGCGCTCGACGCCGCCCGCGATCTCGACGAGCTGGTGGGCATCCTGGCCACCGAGACGGCCGCGGACCTCGCACCGGATGCGGCGCTGCTGTGCGCGGTGGAACCCGACGGCGCGGTCCGGATCGTGGGCAACGTCGGCTACGACCGGCAGTTGATGTCGTCGTGGTTGCGCATGCCGCCCGAGGTGGACGTGCCGCTGATGACCGCCGTCCGCGCCGGACGACCGGTGCTGCTGGAGGACCTCGACACCTGCGTCCGCCGGTTTCCGCTCACCGGCCGGATCCTGGCCGACTTCGAGGCCCAGGCGTGCGTGCCGCTGCGGGTGCGCGACCAGGCGGTCGGCGTGTACGCGCTGTCGTGGCGGCAGCGCCGCACGTTCGCCGCTGCCGACGAGGCCCGGCTGTCCGAGCTCGGCGAGCAGCTCGTCGGTCCGCTGCTTCGCCTGCTGCGCACCACCGAGGTCGGGCTGCCGCCCCCGGACGCCGGCGTGGGCGCCCGCGACTGGTTCCGCGTCGCACTCGACGCGGTGCTCGTGCCCGCGTTCGTGCTCCAGCCGCTGCGCGACGACGACGGACGGGTCAGCGACTTCCGGATCGACTTCGTCAACCGGGCGGCGCTGGAGGCCGTCGGTCGCGACGAGCCGGGTGAGCTGGTGCGCAGCACCGTGCTCGAGCTCTATCCCCGCACGGCCAGCCGCCGGCTCTTCCCGACCTTCCTCGAGGTGTTGGCGACCGGGGAGCCCGCGGTGGTCGACGAGTACCTCGGTGAGGAGGAACTCGACGGCCGTCGTGTGCACCACCGCTACACCATGGCGGCCGCCCGCATCGGCGACGCGCTGCTGGTCACCTGGCGGCGCCTGGACACCTGA
- a CDS encoding nuclear transport factor 2 family protein, whose product MHSQLTPPTDVAAWIQGFRRAFEQADVFAAGDLFSKTVRYRPAPSLPALEGRGAIEEHWSRDVVVLEERLAVCRWLGEDGDTHLVHVQLHAQAPTAPYGLEAVLSVAFDEDGRCCRLEGAEHRPQPADDASPLAGTATLAPAAAEPVAPFVAAATVAASGVPVQDVPARFGA is encoded by the coding sequence ATGCATTCCCAGCTGACCCCGCCCACCGACGTCGCCGCGTGGATCCAGGGCTTCCGTCGTGCCTTCGAGCAGGCCGACGTGTTCGCCGCGGGGGACCTGTTCTCCAAGACCGTCCGCTACCGGCCGGCGCCCTCGTTGCCCGCTCTCGAGGGGCGTGGCGCCATCGAGGAGCACTGGAGCCGCGACGTCGTGGTCCTCGAGGAGCGCCTGGCGGTCTGCCGGTGGCTCGGTGAGGACGGCGACACGCACCTCGTGCACGTGCAGCTGCACGCCCAGGCGCCGACGGCGCCCTACGGCCTCGAGGCGGTCCTGAGCGTCGCGTTCGACGAGGACGGCCGGTGCTGCCGGCTCGAGGGCGCCGAACACCGTCCCCAGCCAGCCGACGACGCGAGCCCGCTGGCGGGAACGGCCACGCTCGCCCCGGCCGCTGCCGAACCGGTGGCCCCGTTCGTCGCCGCCGCCACGGTCGCGGCGTCGGGCGTGCCGGTCCAGGACGTCCCCGCTCGCTTCGGTGCCTGA
- a CDS encoding putative RNA methyltransferase gives MPDPAPLRCPHDGGALHRAERSWGCARGHRFDVARQGYVNLLTSPPRRVSGDTAAMLDARQSVLDAGHLDAVTAALVEACVGSPDGVLVEVGAGTAHHLAAVRRVLGERAAVATDLSVAAAKRAARADPGHVTAVVADVWQPWPVLDATAAVVLTVFAPRNGAEAARVLVPGGRLVVVTPASDHLAELRDPLGMLTVDPGKAERLHAELDPHLDHLDTREVRATTTVGRATAAALAAMGPAGHHLDAAALAARAERLPERTEVTVAVHVARFTPR, from the coding sequence GTGCCTGACCCGGCGCCGCTGCGCTGCCCCCACGACGGCGGGGCCCTGCACCGTGCCGAGCGGTCCTGGGGCTGTGCCCGCGGGCACCGGTTCGACGTCGCCCGCCAGGGGTACGTGAACCTGCTCACCTCCCCGCCACGACGCGTGTCGGGCGACACCGCCGCGATGCTCGACGCCCGGCAGTCCGTGCTCGACGCGGGCCACCTCGACGCGGTCACCGCCGCGCTCGTCGAGGCGTGTGTCGGGTCACCGGACGGCGTGCTGGTCGAGGTCGGCGCCGGCACCGCGCACCACCTGGCCGCGGTCCGACGCGTCCTGGGGGAGCGGGCCGCGGTCGCGACCGATCTCAGCGTGGCCGCCGCCAAGCGGGCCGCACGGGCCGACCCGGGGCACGTGACCGCCGTCGTCGCCGACGTGTGGCAGCCTTGGCCGGTGCTGGACGCCACGGCCGCGGTCGTGTTGACCGTGTTCGCCCCCCGCAACGGTGCCGAGGCGGCCCGCGTGCTGGTCCCGGGCGGACGACTGGTCGTGGTGACCCCCGCGTCGGACCACCTCGCCGAACTGCGCGACCCGCTCGGGATGCTGACGGTCGATCCCGGCAAGGCCGAGCGTCTGCACGCCGAGCTCGACCCGCACCTCGACCACCTCGACACCCGCGAGGTGCGCGCCACCACGACGGTCGGTCGCGCCACCGCGGCGGCACTGGCCGCCATGGGCCCGGCGGGGCACCACCTCGACGCCGCCGCGTTGGCCGCCCGCGCCGAACGGCTGCCCGAGCGAACCGAGGTGACCGTCGCCGTCCACGTCGCCCGCTTCACGCCCCGCTGA
- a CDS encoding amidase family protein gives MAGHAVNHAEPPHHPAVLPAVLARWTQGAAQDVELLGIDEARLQPRTARHVALGRAMARRLPVRDEQARDWQQRLDGLFARYDVLVLPTLAHDPPGAHAWHTRSWLANAAANLWAYPLTSAFNLADVPVAAVPLGTHRGRPLSVQVVAAQGREDLVLAVAAQLERQRPWTRHAPGWGVPTS, from the coding sequence GTGGCCGGGCACGCGGTCAACCATGCCGAGCCGCCCCACCACCCGGCGGTCCTGCCGGCCGTGCTCGCGCGCTGGACCCAGGGCGCCGCCCAGGACGTCGAGCTGCTCGGCATCGACGAGGCCCGCCTGCAGCCGCGGACGGCCCGCCACGTCGCTCTCGGCCGGGCGATGGCGCGGCGGTTGCCGGTCCGTGACGAGCAGGCCCGCGACTGGCAGCAGCGGCTCGACGGGCTGTTCGCGCGGTATGACGTGCTGGTCCTGCCGACCCTGGCGCACGACCCTCCCGGGGCGCACGCCTGGCACACGCGCAGCTGGCTGGCGAACGCGGCCGCGAACCTGTGGGCCTATCCGCTGACCTCGGCGTTCAACCTCGCCGACGTGCCGGTCGCCGCGGTGCCGTTGGGCACGCACCGGGGCCGGCCGCTGTCGGTGCAGGTCGTCGCCGCACAGGGACGCGAGGACCTGGTGTTGGCCGTCGCCGCGCAACTCGAGCGGCAGCGACCCTGGACACGGCACGCGCCCGGCTGGGGCGTGCCGACCTCCTGA
- a CDS encoding S-layer homology domain-containing protein, giving the protein MRRLSSLRQRLVVVGLMTGLLATLTGPAFASSSSIEVRDFGSQIDAYARYEGQSRCASAEQPGVRDFRALLQRNYGANAGGILRSCSQGGKSEHKEGRAYDWMLNAHNASDRRKADEVIGWLLATDEHGNRHAMARRFGIMYIIWNRQVWNAYRPNDGWRPYTGASPHTDHVHFSFTWDGAQRKTSYWTAPDAAVVRPAVAPGPFRDVSSQHSFVDEITWASEAGITTGFQDGSFRPGQDVTRAQMVTFLWRTMDSPRVTTAHGFRDVPSDAHYEAALRWAAAEGVIGGTAPGLFDPTGTLSRAQMARMMHRLVGEPLGAPMHPFIDVKSRDDVPVSFLHRRNITGGIDGTRFAPHHTVTRQQAATFLYRLASNQYAWTVADRTPSTVRFS; this is encoded by the coding sequence TTGCGACGCTTGTCCTCCCTTCGTCAGCGGCTCGTCGTCGTCGGACTGATGACCGGCCTGCTGGCAACCCTCACCGGCCCTGCCTTCGCCTCCTCGTCCTCCATCGAGGTGCGCGACTTCGGCTCGCAGATCGACGCCTACGCCCGCTACGAGGGCCAGAGCCGCTGCGCATCCGCCGAGCAGCCCGGTGTCCGAGACTTCCGCGCCCTGCTCCAGCGCAACTACGGCGCCAACGCCGGCGGCATCCTGCGCAGCTGTTCGCAGGGCGGCAAGAGCGAGCACAAGGAAGGCCGCGCCTACGACTGGATGCTCAACGCGCACAACGCGAGCGACCGTCGCAAGGCCGACGAGGTGATCGGCTGGCTGCTCGCCACCGACGAGCACGGCAACCGCCACGCCATGGCCCGTCGTTTCGGCATCATGTACATCATCTGGAACCGCCAGGTCTGGAACGCCTACCGCCCCAACGACGGCTGGCGCCCCTACACCGGCGCGTCGCCGCACACCGACCACGTCCACTTCTCGTTCACGTGGGACGGCGCGCAGCGCAAGACCTCCTACTGGACCGCTCCCGACGCCGCGGTGGTCCGCCCCGCCGTCGCACCCGGTCCCTTCCGCGACGTGAGCTCCCAGCACAGCTTCGTCGACGAGATCACCTGGGCCTCGGAGGCCGGCATCACCACCGGGTTCCAGGACGGCAGCTTCCGTCCCGGCCAGGACGTGACCCGCGCGCAGATGGTCACCTTCCTGTGGCGCACGATGGACTCGCCGCGGGTCACCACCGCCCACGGCTTCCGTGACGTCCCCTCGGACGCCCACTACGAGGCCGCCCTGCGCTGGGCCGCCGCGGAGGGCGTCATCGGTGGCACCGCTCCGGGCCTCTTCGACCCCACCGGCACCCTGTCGCGGGCCCAGATGGCACGGATGATGCACCGCCTGGTCGGCGAGCCGCTCGGCGCCCCGATGCACCCGTTCATCGACGTCAAGAGCCGCGACGACGTGCCGGTGTCGTTCCTGCACCGTCGCAACATCACCGGCGGCATCGACGGGACCCGCTTCGCCCCGCACCACACGGTGACCCGGCAGCAGGCGGCGACGTTCCTCTACCGCCTCGCCAGCAACCAGTACGCCTGGACCGTCGCGGACCGCACCCCCTCGACCGTCCGCTTCAGCTGA
- a CDS encoding GNAT family N-acetyltransferase, with protein sequence MAADRPEVHLRMLVSDDADWLVEVDRATASGLARGYTWDVDKLAAELDEGVWASDDDFGWAIVVDGEPAGFTLVTGLSGEDARMSIRIAPRLRGRGVGREVLRQLADHHFQANPHLLRLTGRAHEHNVPMQRAFNAAGFRMEARYRESYRATPDGPAASEWGYALTRRDWEAGRHRLGDLGYDLHGLWFEVDQTIDGPQGHGLRFKFLQEGRRAIARYDAHRLTDGELAGIVVGDVIRYRFVHTEERRSGGLEVMGRGRARLQRRGDGRLEVVDEWSDDTGSHGRRVLVERRDES encoded by the coding sequence TTGGCGGCCGACCGCCCGGAAGTCCATCTGCGCATGCTCGTGTCCGACGACGCCGACTGGCTGGTCGAGGTCGACCGGGCCACGGCGTCGGGTCTCGCCCGCGGCTACACGTGGGACGTCGACAAGCTCGCGGCCGAACTCGACGAGGGCGTGTGGGCTTCCGACGACGACTTCGGCTGGGCGATCGTGGTCGACGGCGAGCCGGCCGGGTTCACGCTGGTCACCGGGCTGTCCGGTGAGGACGCCAGGATGTCGATCCGCATCGCCCCGCGGCTGCGCGGCCGCGGCGTCGGCCGCGAGGTGCTGCGCCAGCTCGCCGACCACCACTTCCAGGCCAACCCGCACCTGCTGCGCCTGACCGGCCGTGCACACGAGCACAACGTGCCCATGCAGCGGGCGTTCAACGCGGCCGGCTTCCGCATGGAGGCCCGCTACCGCGAGTCCTACCGGGCCACGCCGGACGGTCCGGCCGCCAGCGAGTGGGGCTACGCACTCACCCGCCGTGACTGGGAGGCCGGTCGCCACCGGCTCGGTGACCTCGGCTACGACCTGCACGGGCTGTGGTTCGAGGTCGACCAGACCATCGACGGCCCGCAGGGGCACGGCCTGCGGTTCAAGTTCCTGCAGGAGGGCCGGCGCGCCATCGCCCGCTACGACGCCCACCGACTCACCGACGGCGAGCTGGCCGGGATCGTGGTCGGTGACGTGATCCGCTACCGCTTCGTGCACACCGAGGAGCGCCGCAGCGGCGGGCTCGAGGTCATGGGCCGCGGTCGGGCGCGACTGCAGCGGCGTGGGGACGGTCGCCTCGAGGTCGTCGACGAGTGGTCCGACGACACCGGCTCCCACGGCCGCCGCGTCCTGGTCGAACGCCGCGACGAGTCCTGA
- a CDS encoding transposase: MGHDNERRQPRPRRKFSDEFKRDAVDLVLTTGRPVAEVAAELGIYDSTLGNWVRRHQDEQAAGSGIAPDERARLKELEAENAKLRMERDLLKRTVAFWVKESPQ, translated from the coding sequence ATGGGACACGACAACGAACGACGACAACCAAGACCGCGCCGCAAGTTCTCCGACGAGTTCAAGCGCGACGCGGTCGACCTGGTGCTCACGACCGGCCGCCCGGTCGCGGAGGTCGCCGCGGAGCTGGGGATCTACGACTCCACGCTGGGCAACTGGGTGCGTCGCCACCAGGACGAACAGGCCGCCGGCAGCGGCATCGCACCTGACGAGCGCGCCAGATTGAAAGAGCTCGAGGCGGAGAACGCCAAGCTTCGGATGGAGCGTGATCTGCTCAAACGAACCGTGGCCTTCTGGGTGAAGGAGTCACCGCAGTGA
- a CDS encoding integrase core domain-containing protein — MGDRHDATLVVDALEMAVAARGRRKMDGTIFHHDRGSEYTSETFRTACRDLGVTQSCGRTGSCLDNAVAESFFATLKVELIHRLHLPTRAAARRAIFVWVHRYNHRRRHSTIGMIPPALYEQHQRQTQSLPSTVAA; from the coding sequence ATGGGTGACCGCCACGACGCGACGCTGGTCGTCGATGCGCTCGAGATGGCGGTCGCCGCCCGTGGGCGACGCAAGATGGACGGCACGATCTTTCATCACGACCGCGGCTCGGAGTACACCTCCGAGACGTTTCGAACCGCGTGCCGCGACCTGGGTGTCACCCAGTCGTGCGGGCGGACCGGCTCGTGCCTCGATAACGCGGTTGCTGAGAGCTTCTTCGCGACGTTGAAGGTTGAGCTCATCCACCGGCTGCACCTACCGACCCGAGCCGCCGCCCGCCGGGCGATCTTTGTCTGGGTCCATCGCTACAACCATCGACGGCGGCACTCCACGATCGGGATGATCCCGCCAGCCCTCTACGAACAGCACCAACGGCAGACCCAGTCGCTACCGTCGACGGTGGCCGCATAA
- a CDS encoding AI-2E family transporter: MQDDDGSGAPPPPGREPSGSTPADRAPQTADDAAATAPAGAPAPDEPATGAPTAGPPTADEPATGTPTAGEPPAGAPATTPRAGSRRAPAPPVYERVPSWLVTGSAWGWRLLVLLVGAVAALYVLTTLSLVTLPIVIALILATLCVPPARALERFGLPPAAAALMVVGGGFVALGGLVAALTPAFVTQVQDLEPTVLEAVDTLFDLLEDSPLGWDREEVFGFVDQGVEALQQRGGEVAGQVISGAALVVQGVAAFALAVVLLFFFVKDGEQIVGWFIARSPDAHRDTIRAVGRRAWAALAGFVRGTAAVALIDAIGIGVGLAVLQIPLVLPIAALVFLGGFIPVIGAFVTGMLAVLVALAAGGVQQALIVLAIVVAVQQLESNVLQPVIMRRAVSLHPVVILAALTAGAALVGVVGAFLAVPIAAVVSAVGNELRLRAERDAVSEPGAPQAPIGPPEEPVPTDEL, from the coding sequence ATGCAGGACGACGACGGCTCCGGCGCTCCCCCGCCGCCGGGGCGCGAACCGTCGGGGAGCACCCCTGCGGACCGCGCGCCGCAGACCGCGGACGACGCCGCAGCGACCGCGCCCGCCGGCGCCCCGGCCCCCGACGAGCCGGCCACCGGCGCCCCGACCGCGGGCCCCCCGACCGCGGACGAGCCGGCCACCGGCACGCCGACGGCGGGTGAGCCGCCCGCCGGCGCCCCGGCGACGACCCCACGGGCCGGCTCCCGCAGGGCTCCCGCCCCGCCGGTCTACGAGCGGGTGCCCTCGTGGCTGGTGACCGGCTCGGCGTGGGGCTGGCGGCTGCTGGTGCTGCTGGTGGGCGCCGTGGCGGCGCTGTACGTGCTGACCACGCTGTCGTTGGTGACGCTGCCGATCGTCATCGCGCTGATCCTGGCGACTTTGTGCGTCCCGCCGGCCCGGGCGCTCGAGCGCTTCGGGCTGCCGCCCGCCGCTGCGGCGCTGATGGTGGTCGGCGGAGGGTTCGTCGCCCTCGGGGGGCTCGTCGCCGCGCTCACCCCGGCGTTCGTCACCCAGGTCCAGGACCTCGAGCCCACGGTGCTCGAGGCGGTCGACACCCTGTTCGACCTGCTCGAGGACAGCCCACTGGGCTGGGACCGCGAAGAGGTGTTCGGGTTCGTCGACCAGGGCGTGGAGGCGCTGCAGCAACGCGGCGGCGAGGTCGCCGGCCAGGTCATCAGCGGCGCCGCGCTGGTGGTGCAGGGCGTGGCGGCGTTCGCGCTCGCGGTCGTGCTGCTGTTCTTCTTCGTCAAGGACGGCGAACAGATCGTCGGCTGGTTCATCGCCCGCTCCCCCGACGCCCACCGCGACACCATCCGGGCGGTCGGCCGTCGCGCCTGGGCGGCGCTGGCCGGGTTCGTGCGCGGCACCGCGGCGGTCGCGCTGATCGACGCGATCGGCATCGGTGTCGGCCTCGCGGTCCTGCAGATCCCGCTGGTACTGCCGATCGCGGCCCTGGTGTTCCTCGGCGGCTTCATCCCCGTGATCGGCGCGTTCGTGACGGGGATGCTGGCGGTGCTGGTCGCGCTCGCCGCCGGTGGTGTGCAGCAGGCCCTGATCGTGTTGGCCATCGTCGTCGCCGTGCAGCAGCTCGAATCCAACGTGCTGCAACCGGTGATCATGCGCCGGGCGGTGTCGCTGCACCCGGTGGTGATCCTGGCCGCCCTGACCGCCGGTGCGGCACTGGTCGGCGTGGTCGGCGCGTTCCTTGCCGTGCCGATCGCCGCGGTCGTGTCCGCCGTCGGCAACGAACTGCGCCTGCGGGCCGAGCGGGACGCGGTCAGCGAGCCGGGAGCCCCCCAGGCGCCGATCGGCCCGCCGGAGGAGCCGGTGCCCACCGACGAGCTGTGA
- a CDS encoding vitamin B12-dependent ribonucleotide reductase: MAEITADDTTTVDTDAAGQALRVVKRGRKSGLKFARHFTTPGVHPYDELEWELRDAVLTNWRDQSVSFEQRGVEFPASWSMMSTVIVAQKYFRGTLGTDQRERSVKQMIDRVADTIGGWGTQGGYFADEESAEVFVAELKHLLVNQKAAFNSPVWFNVGVEEKPQCSACFILSVEDTMSSILNWYVEEGTIFKGGSGAGINLSSIRSSKEILKGGGEASGPVSFMRGADASAGTIKSGGKTRRAAKMVILNVDHPDIEEFVWTKAREEKKVRVLREAGFDMDLDGEDYASIQYQNANNSVRVTDEFMKAYEDDRDYELRAVTTGEVIDTKSARDVMRQLSQASWECADPGLQYDSTINDWHTTPESGRINGSNPCSEYMHLDNSACNLASLNLKKFYDYSAGRFDVEAYKRAVEVVFTAQEIIVGFSSYPTEAIGENALAYRQLGLGYANLGGLLMSIGLPYDSEEGRAWCGALTALMTGHAYRTSAEIARVTGPFAGYKKNEQPMLRVIGKHRDAVEGIDPRPVAKDLLNAARESWDDALKLGEKHGFRNAQATVLAPTGTIGLMMDCDTTGIEPDLGLVKMKKLVGGGSMAIVNRTVPQALRHLGYTEEQVEAVVAYIDENKTIHGAPALRDEHTKVFQCAMGDDAIHYMGHVGMMAAAQPFISGAISKTVNLPEEATVEDVEQLHYDAWKMGIKAIAIYRDNCKVAQPLSVSKKADAKLDAPAAAPLPAEAYVPMRRKLPKTRPSQTISFQVADAKGYITAGEYPGDGLGEVFVKLGKQGSTLSGLLDAFAISVSIGLQYGVPLESYVSKFMNMRFEPAGMTDDEEIRFSTSVVDYLARKLAIEYLPYDKREALGIFTLEERTAMLDEANGHDEQPAVPTTPSAASVAAAKPLLSAGSVPVDHDAPMCFECGIKMKRAGACHVCESCGTTSGCS; the protein is encoded by the coding sequence ATGGCGGAGATCACCGCGGACGACACCACGACCGTCGACACCGACGCAGCCGGCCAGGCCCTGCGGGTGGTGAAGCGCGGTCGCAAGTCCGGCCTGAAGTTCGCGCGCCACTTCACCACGCCGGGTGTGCACCCCTACGACGAGCTCGAGTGGGAGCTGCGTGACGCGGTGCTGACCAACTGGCGCGACCAGTCGGTCTCCTTCGAGCAGCGCGGGGTCGAGTTCCCCGCGTCCTGGTCGATGATGTCGACCGTCATCGTGGCGCAGAAGTACTTCCGCGGGACGCTGGGCACCGACCAGCGGGAGCGTTCGGTCAAGCAGATGATCGACCGCGTCGCCGACACCATCGGCGGCTGGGGCACGCAGGGCGGCTACTTCGCCGACGAGGAGTCCGCCGAGGTCTTCGTCGCCGAGCTCAAGCACCTGCTGGTCAACCAGAAGGCCGCGTTCAACTCGCCGGTGTGGTTCAACGTCGGCGTCGAGGAGAAGCCGCAGTGCTCGGCGTGCTTCATCCTCTCGGTCGAGGACACGATGTCGTCCATCCTCAACTGGTACGTCGAGGAGGGCACGATCTTCAAGGGCGGCTCGGGCGCGGGCATCAATTTGTCCTCGATCCGCTCGTCGAAGGAGATCCTCAAGGGCGGCGGCGAGGCCTCGGGCCCGGTGTCGTTCATGCGTGGCGCCGACGCGTCGGCCGGGACGATCAAGTCCGGTGGCAAGACCCGTCGCGCGGCCAAGATGGTGATCCTCAACGTCGACCACCCCGACATCGAGGAGTTCGTCTGGACCAAGGCGCGCGAGGAGAAGAAGGTCCGCGTGCTGCGCGAGGCCGGCTTCGACATGGACCTCGACGGCGAGGACTACGCGTCGATCCAGTACCAGAACGCCAACAACTCGGTCCGGGTCACCGACGAGTTCATGAAGGCGTACGAGGACGACCGCGACTACGAGCTGCGTGCGGTCACCACCGGCGAGGTCATCGACACCAAGTCGGCCCGTGACGTGATGCGCCAGCTCTCGCAGGCGTCGTGGGAGTGCGCCGACCCGGGTCTGCAGTACGACTCGACGATCAACGACTGGCACACCACGCCGGAGTCGGGCCGCATCAACGGCTCGAACCCCTGCAGCGAGTACATGCACCTCGACAACTCGGCCTGCAACCTCGCGTCCCTGAACCTCAAGAAGTTCTACGACTACTCGGCCGGCCGGTTCGACGTCGAGGCGTACAAGCGCGCCGTCGAGGTCGTGTTCACCGCGCAGGAGATCATCGTCGGGTTCTCGAGCTACCCGACCGAGGCGATCGGCGAGAACGCGCTGGCCTACCGCCAGCTCGGCCTGGGCTACGCGAACCTCGGTGGGCTGCTGATGTCGATCGGGCTGCCCTACGACTCCGAGGAGGGTCGGGCGTGGTGCGGGGCGCTGACGGCACTGATGACCGGGCACGCCTACCGGACCTCGGCCGAGATCGCGCGGGTGACCGGCCCGTTCGCCGGCTACAAGAAGAACGAGCAGCCGATGCTGCGGGTCATCGGCAAGCACCGTGACGCGGTCGAGGGCATCGACCCGCGTCCGGTCGCCAAGGACCTGCTCAACGCCGCCCGCGAGTCGTGGGACGACGCGCTGAAGCTCGGCGAGAAGCACGGCTTCCGCAACGCGCAGGCGACCGTGCTGGCCCCGACCGGCACCATCGGCCTGATGATGGACTGCGACACGACCGGCATCGAGCCCGACCTCGGGCTGGTGAAGATGAAGAAGCTGGTCGGTGGCGGGTCGATGGCGATCGTCAACCGCACCGTGCCGCAGGCGCTGCGCCACCTCGGCTACACCGAGGAGCAGGTCGAGGCGGTCGTCGCCTACATCGACGAGAACAAGACCATCCACGGGGCGCCGGCGCTGCGCGACGAGCACACCAAGGTCTTCCAGTGCGCCATGGGTGACGACGCGATCCACTACATGGGTCACGTCGGCATGATGGCCGCGGCCCAGCCGTTCATCTCGGGCGCGATCAGCAAGACCGTCAACCTGCCCGAGGAGGCGACGGTCGAGGACGTCGAGCAGCTGCACTACGACGCCTGGAAGATGGGCATCAAGGCGATCGCGATCTACCGCGACAACTGCAAGGTGGCGCAGCCGCTGAGCGTGTCGAAGAAGGCGGACGCGAAGCTCGACGCGCCGGCCGCGGCGCCGCTGCCGGCCGAGGCGTACGTGCCGATGCGCCGCAAGCTGCCCAAGACCCGCCCGAGCCAGACGATCAGCTTCCAGGTCGCCGACGCCAAGGGCTACATCACCGCGGGCGAGTACCCCGGTGACGGGCTGGGCGAGGTGTTCGTCAAGCTCGGCAAGCAGGGCAGCACCCTGTCGGGGCTGCTGGACGCGTTCGCGATCAGCGTGTCGATCGGTCTGCAGTACGGCGTGCCGCTCGAGAGCTACGTCAGCAAGTTCATGAACATGCGCTTCGAGCCGGCCGGGATGACCGACGACGAGGAGATCCGCTTCTCCACGTCGGTGGTGGACTACCTGGCCCGCAAGCTGGCGATCGAGTACCTGCCGTACGACAAGCGCGAGGCGCTGGGGATCTTCACCCTCGAGGAGCGCACCGCGATGCTCGACGAGGCCAACGGCCACGACGAGCAGCCGGCTGTGCCGACCACGCCGTCGGCGGCGTCGGTGGCGGCGGCGAAGCCGCTGCTGTCGGCCGGCAGCGTCCCGGTCGACCACGACGCCCCGATGTGCTTCGAGTGCGGCATCAAGATGAAGCGCGCCGGCGCCTGCCACGTCTGCGAGAGCTGCGGCACCACCAGCGGCTGCAGCTGA
- a CDS encoding IS3 family transposase, which yields MTRYRCVAARKAEGFNVNAACAAAGVSRSAFYAWLERGEGPTEAEWDEARLINEIRDLHAASDGTYGEPRMTAELVEKGWVLNRKRTARLMRQERLQGHRPRRRRSLTKADEAAPAIEDLVGRRFQPQLLDTVWAGDITYVRTGQGWLYLATVIDWHPGG from the coding sequence GTGACGCGCTATCGCTGCGTGGCCGCCCGGAAGGCCGAAGGGTTCAACGTCAACGCTGCCTGCGCCGCCGCCGGTGTGTCGCGATCGGCGTTCTACGCCTGGCTCGAGCGCGGCGAGGGGCCGACCGAGGCGGAGTGGGACGAAGCGCGGCTGATCAACGAGATCCGTGATCTGCACGCCGCCTCGGACGGGACCTACGGCGAGCCGCGCATGACGGCGGAGCTCGTCGAGAAGGGGTGGGTGCTCAACCGCAAGCGCACCGCCCGGCTGATGCGCCAGGAACGGCTGCAGGGCCATCGTCCCCGGCGTCGTCGGTCGTTGACCAAAGCGGATGAGGCCGCGCCGGCGATCGAGGATCTGGTCGGCCGTAGGTTCCAGCCGCAACTGCTCGACACCGTCTGGGCCGGTGACATCACCTACGTCCGCACCGGTCAGGGATGGCTGTACCTGGCCACCGTGATCGACTGGCATCCCGGCGGCTGA